One window of Aerococcus tenax genomic DNA carries:
- a CDS encoding aryl-sulfate sulfotransferase, with protein sequence MTVKYEFKEHLIETQYKNETAMLKELDRGNYTMENPLIKYNPYVVNALSAVILFETEEEVGMVVRVKGKTPEADFYQAFPKAKRHVLPIVGLYSDYENKIEIHPWQKPDQVVTHTIKTPKTSNSDLVHSMETTAEYMQDNLMILSCATSDFVIGVDNQGDVRLEFTVPILWDIKHLDNGNILVGSDRLIKMPYFVSGMYEMSLVGKIYKEYRVPRGYHHDQCVLPNGDIVALNCDWDNATVEDQAVLIDKDTGAVKKVWNFRDFIKPESQKSGSWSDEDWFHCNAVWYDEQTNSLTFSGRHINSMVNIDFDSGELNWIISDPEMWAEEYQKYMFTPVGDGDFGWQYEQHSNLITPLGDVMCFDNHHWGSQNPDKYLAAKDNYSRGVKYRIDTDKMEIEQVWQYGKERGHEFFSPYICNVKYYNEGHYLTHSGGITYTADGEPSEELGPFAQLDDPNADLRSITVETISEDKMLELKVKSNYYRANKYPAYNTYGNNLALGRGKLVGDIGETLQMDYDIPAEDTGELLPDTHEGRLVEEADMFTFHAKFAKGQLVMLLLEGEEETRRYFISTAKGKRGAMCAGTFLSADDRDTRTGVTKEGMKGAYKVKVIVDDKKYDTGLTIHA encoded by the coding sequence ATGACAGTAAAATACGAATTTAAAGAACACTTAATTGAAACACAGTATAAGAATGAAACTGCCATGTTGAAGGAATTGGACCGTGGAAACTATACCATGGAAAATCCTTTAATTAAGTATAACCCCTACGTGGTGAATGCCTTATCTGCGGTCATCCTATTCGAAACGGAAGAAGAAGTGGGTATGGTTGTCCGGGTGAAGGGAAAGACCCCAGAAGCAGATTTCTACCAGGCCTTCCCTAAAGCAAAACGTCACGTTTTACCAATTGTGGGTCTCTATTCTGATTATGAAAATAAGATTGAAATCCATCCTTGGCAAAAACCTGATCAAGTGGTGACCCATACCATTAAGACACCTAAAACCTCAAATTCAGATTTAGTTCACTCCATGGAAACAACAGCAGAATACATGCAGGATAACTTAATGATTCTATCCTGTGCAACCTCTGATTTCGTTATTGGGGTAGACAACCAAGGAGATGTCCGTCTAGAATTTACCGTTCCGATTCTATGGGATATCAAGCACTTAGATAATGGAAATATCTTAGTGGGTTCTGACCGCCTCATCAAGATGCCCTACTTCGTTAGCGGTATGTATGAAATGAGCTTGGTCGGTAAGATTTATAAGGAATACCGGGTACCAAGAGGTTATCACCATGACCAATGTGTCTTACCTAATGGTGATATTGTCGCCTTGAACTGTGACTGGGACAATGCGACGGTGGAAGACCAAGCAGTTCTTATTGATAAGGATACTGGTGCGGTTAAGAAGGTATGGAACTTCCGTGACTTCATCAAACCAGAGTCGCAGAAATCAGGCTCATGGTCAGACGAAGACTGGTTCCACTGTAATGCAGTTTGGTATGATGAGCAAACCAACTCATTGACCTTCTCAGGCCGTCATATTAACTCTATGGTTAACATTGACTTTGACTCTGGTGAATTGAACTGGATTATCTCTGATCCGGAAATGTGGGCGGAAGAATACCAAAAATACATGTTTACACCAGTTGGAGATGGTGACTTTGGCTGGCAGTATGAGCAACATTCCAACCTAATTACACCTTTAGGCGATGTTATGTGCTTTGATAACCATCACTGGGGTAGTCAGAACCCTGACAAGTACCTAGCCGCTAAGGATAACTACTCTCGCGGAGTTAAGTACCGTATTGACACAGATAAGATGGAAATTGAACAAGTCTGGCAATATGGTAAGGAACGTGGTCATGAATTCTTTTCACCATACATCTGTAACGTGAAATACTATAATGAAGGGCACTACTTGACTCACTCTGGTGGAATTACTTATACAGCTGACGGTGAGCCATCAGAAGAATTAGGGCCATTTGCTCAATTAGATGATCCAAATGCCGATCTACGCTCAATTACTGTTGAAACCATTAGTGAAGATAAGATGCTTGAGCTCAAGGTTAAATCCAACTATTACCGTGCTAATAAGTATCCAGCTTACAACACCTACGGTAACAATCTCGCTTTAGGTCGCGGCAAGTTAGTGGGGGATATCGGTGAAACCTTACAAATGGACTATGATATTCCGGCTGAAGATACTGGAGAATTATTACCAGATACTCATGAAGGACGCCTGGTAGAAGAAGCAGATATGTTTACCTTCCATGCTAAATTCGCTAAGGGACAACTGGTTATGTTACTCCTAGAAGGTGAAGAAGAAACACGTAGATACTTTATCTCGACTGCTAAAGGTAAGCGTGGAGCCATGTGTGCTGGAACCTTCTTGTCTGCAGATGACCGTGACACCCGGACAGGTGTTACTAAGGAAGGCATGAAGGGCGCTTACAAGGTGAAAGTAATCGTTGATGACAAGAAATATGACACAGGCTTAACTATCCACGCTTAA
- a CDS encoding aryl-sulfate sulfotransferase — protein MTETATYTYKEHLIEKQRKAEEAMLEEFHLGDYTLDNPLVKYNAYLINPLSAVVLFKTEEPTAITVRVLGKTEEADIFQTFPVGTEHVLPIVGLYPEYENKVEIYPYQTPSKKHTVTIPVGEVEGTDLVNSIETTPEYMQDNIMFLCPANYALAIAVDYAGDVRLKLDVPMVWDVKVLDNGHLLMSSDRLTSMPYFMSGMYEFSAVGKIYTEYRVPTGFHHDCCVLPNGDIIALTCNHENSTVEDQLVVVDKDTGVVKRTINYIDFLKPGAQKSGSWSEEDWFHNNAVWYDEHTNSLTLSGRHVNAMVNIDFDTEEINWIISDPDGWPEEYHKYLFTPVGDGEFDWQYEQHANLITPDGDVMCFDNHHYGAQDPDKYLTPEESYSRGVRYKIDTETMEIEQVWQYGKERGYEFFSPYICNVVYYNEDHYLIHSGGIAYDGQGNPSKELGPFAMQEDPDAKLESITVEWNHGVKEYELSVRSNYYRAEKFPLYSKKGGEYDLQLGAGRVLGYLGETAQMDYDIPAEEVNEPVPEKVDVRLTDEEDMFTFEAMFEKGQLVMLVLEGEEDTRRYFISTAKGHRGAMCAGTILPKDDRETRTVVTKYGFDKGDYKVKLIIDDKKYDTGLTIKG, from the coding sequence ATGACAGAAACAGCAACTTATACCTATAAAGAACACCTGATTGAAAAACAAAGAAAAGCCGAAGAGGCCATGTTAGAAGAGTTTCACTTAGGTGACTATACCCTAGACAATCCCTTAGTGAAATATAATGCCTATCTCATTAACCCCTTATCCGCAGTGGTTCTCTTCAAGACCGAAGAACCTACCGCGATTACTGTTCGTGTCTTAGGTAAAACCGAAGAAGCAGATATCTTCCAAACCTTCCCAGTAGGTACTGAACATGTACTTCCGATTGTGGGACTTTACCCTGAATATGAAAACAAGGTGGAAATCTATCCTTACCAAACCCCTTCCAAAAAACATACAGTGACCATTCCAGTGGGCGAAGTGGAAGGTACCGACCTGGTGAATTCGATTGAAACCACCCCTGAGTATATGCAAGACAACATTATGTTCCTCTGCCCAGCCAACTATGCCTTAGCTATTGCGGTGGACTATGCGGGTGATGTCCGTTTGAAATTAGATGTGCCTATGGTTTGGGACGTTAAGGTATTAGATAATGGCCACTTGCTCATGTCCAGTGACCGCTTGACCTCTATGCCTTACTTCATGAGTGGGATGTATGAGTTCTCAGCAGTGGGTAAGATCTACACCGAATACCGGGTACCTACCGGCTTCCACCACGATTGCTGTGTCTTACCTAACGGAGACATCATCGCTTTAACCTGTAACCATGAAAACAGTACCGTGGAAGACCAACTAGTGGTAGTGGATAAAGACACCGGTGTGGTAAAACGGACCATTAACTATATCGATTTCTTAAAACCCGGCGCTCAAAAATCAGGTTCCTGGTCAGAAGAAGACTGGTTCCACAACAATGCGGTTTGGTATGACGAGCACACCAATTCCTTAACCTTATCTGGACGTCACGTTAATGCCATGGTTAATATTGACTTTGATACTGAAGAAATTAACTGGATTATTTCTGATCCCGATGGCTGGCCAGAAGAATACCACAAGTATCTCTTCACTCCAGTGGGTGACGGAGAATTTGATTGGCAATATGAACAACATGCCAACTTAATTACACCTGATGGCGACGTGATGTGCTTTGACAACCACCACTACGGGGCTCAAGATCCAGACAAGTACCTAACACCAGAAGAATCCTATTCACGTGGGGTTCGTTACAAGATTGATACCGAAACCATGGAAATTGAACAAGTCTGGCAATATGGTAAAGAACGTGGCTATGAATTCTTCTCACCATATATCTGTAACGTAGTTTACTATAATGAAGACCACTACCTCATTCATTCCGGCGGTATTGCTTATGACGGCCAAGGCAACCCATCCAAAGAATTAGGGCCATTCGCCATGCAAGAAGATCCTGATGCTAAATTAGAATCCATTACCGTTGAATGGAATCATGGCGTTAAAGAATATGAATTAAGCGTGCGTTCTAACTACTACCGGGCTGAGAAATTTCCACTATATTCTAAGAAGGGTGGCGAATATGACCTACAATTAGGCGCTGGACGTGTTCTCGGTTACTTAGGTGAAACCGCGCAAATGGACTATGACATCCCAGCTGAAGAAGTCAATGAACCCGTTCCTGAAAAGGTTGACGTTCGTCTAACCGATGAAGAAGATATGTTTACCTTTGAAGCCATGTTTGAAAAAGGGCAATTAGTCATGTTAGTCCTTGAAGGCGAAGAAGACACCCGTCGTTACTTCATCTCTACCGCTAAGGGCCACCGCGGAGCTATGTGTGCCGGAACCATCCTGCCAAAAGATGACCGGGAAACTCGGACTGTAGTCACCAAATACGGCTTTGATAAGGGAGATTACAAGGTCAAATTAATCATCGATGACAAAAAATATGACACTGGCCTAACCATTAAGGGCTAA
- a CDS encoding YeiH family protein, with the protein MDILKKKSFWLSFILLLLVSLFAKWLSGFPGLSLIGHLVIALIIGMVLQASGQLKGIAKGGSGFISNKFLRLGIILMGFRLNLEVLAQHGVKTITLAIVVIAFTIGLIYSLAKAAGIERKLSLLSASGCGICGAAAVLGLSPIIETDEDDEVISVAVVAILGTIFTLIMVLLRPVMGLTDVQFGVLAGGSLHEIAHAVAAGAAGGAASENIAVIVKLSRVLMLAPVSLIFSYIASRRSDGNSHAKIQWPWFMLGFIISSAIGTYAGLSDAIVGHLVDLAYILLGMAMAALGVNVNFKVVFEKGQKVFAVCFAGSVALFALVFVVAKMFF; encoded by the coding sequence ATGGACATTTTGAAGAAGAAGAGCTTCTGGCTCTCATTTATTCTGTTATTATTAGTTTCTTTATTTGCTAAATGGCTCTCAGGCTTCCCTGGCTTATCCTTAATTGGTCACTTAGTGATTGCCTTAATTATTGGGATGGTTTTACAAGCATCCGGTCAATTAAAGGGGATCGCCAAGGGGGGATCAGGCTTTATCTCTAACAAGTTCTTACGTTTAGGGATTATCTTGATGGGTTTCCGCCTCAACCTGGAAGTGCTGGCTCAACACGGGGTCAAGACCATTACCCTGGCTATTGTAGTGATTGCCTTTACTATTGGCTTGATTTATAGCCTAGCTAAGGCTGCTGGAATTGAACGCAAATTATCCCTCTTATCCGCTTCTGGTTGTGGGATCTGTGGGGCTGCAGCTGTTCTCGGCCTATCACCCATTATTGAAACGGATGAGGACGATGAGGTGATTTCTGTTGCCGTGGTCGCTATTCTGGGGACCATTTTTACTCTGATTATGGTGCTCTTACGGCCAGTCATGGGCTTAACCGATGTTCAGTTCGGGGTCCTAGCTGGTGGTTCCTTACATGAGATTGCCCATGCTGTTGCTGCTGGGGCTGCAGGGGGAGCTGCTTCAGAAAATATTGCTGTGATTGTTAAGTTATCACGGGTATTAATGTTAGCCCCTGTCTCCTTGATTTTCTCTTATATTGCTAGTCGCCGGAGTGATGGCAATAGCCATGCCAAGATTCAATGGCCATGGTTCATGTTAGGTTTCATCATTTCTTCAGCGATTGGGACCTATGCCGGACTATCAGATGCTATTGTGGGCCACTTAGTTGACTTGGCCTACATTCTCTTAGGGATGGCAATGGCTGCTTTAGGGGTAAATGTGAACTTTAAAGTGGTCTTTGAAAAGGGACAAAAGGTCTTTGCGGTTTGTTTCGCTGGCTCAGTAGCTCTCTTTGCCCTGGTCTTTGTTGTGGCTAAAATGTTCTTCTAA
- a CDS encoding 50S ribosomal protein L25, with translation MKFVAKTRDAAGTSASKALRREDLVPGVVYASDLDPIKISMERPDVEKIERDLGTNSVFELEIEGQGSRTVFLREISRAAIKPIVYNISLQAIKKGEKLEVNVPVSIVGEDKLANPAGVAAINVYEVTLRIDPAKAPEYFTVDVSGLDINDSVTAGEVKFEGMEDAELITDPEEVIVSVSAPDDEPEEDAEPAVAAEPEVIGEKDSDEE, from the coding sequence ATGAAATTTGTAGCAAAAACGCGTGATGCTGCAGGAACATCCGCTTCAAAGGCTTTACGCCGTGAAGACTTAGTTCCAGGTGTCGTGTATGCTAGTGACCTAGACCCTATCAAAATTTCAATGGAACGCCCAGACGTGGAAAAAATTGAACGTGACTTAGGGACTAACTCAGTTTTCGAATTAGAAATTGAAGGACAAGGAAGCCGTACTGTTTTCCTACGTGAGATTTCTCGTGCAGCGATTAAGCCAATCGTTTATAACATTAGCTTACAAGCGATCAAGAAAGGTGAAAAACTTGAGGTTAATGTTCCTGTATCTATCGTTGGCGAAGACAAGCTAGCTAACCCTGCTGGTGTGGCAGCCATCAACGTCTACGAAGTTACCTTACGTATTGACCCTGCTAAAGCGCCAGAATACTTCACTGTGGATGTTAGCGGCTTAGACATTAATGACAGCGTTACTGCCGGAGAAGTTAAATTCGAAGGTATGGAAGACGCTGAATTAATTACCGACCCAGAAGAAGTTATCGTATCAGTCAGCGCTCCAGATGACGAACCTGAAGAAGATGCAGAACCAGCTGTAGCCGCTGAACCTGAAGTTATCGGCGAAAAAGATTCTGACGAAGAATAA
- the thrC gene encoding threonine synthase, with translation MFYTSTRNSQLSVRSTEAILQGLAPDGGLYVPESIPHYQGDWETMSKLSYQELAFQILRLYFDDFPKDILQSCIQAAYDEKFDDDRIAPIVGLSDHYLLELFHGPTIAFKDMALSLLPHLMKAAQKVLGRDEEIIILTATSGDTGKAAMAGFEDVTGTKIIVFYPKGGVSSIQEKQMLTQKGDNTYVFGVKGNFDDAQSKVKELFNDKDLAAELQANHSQFSSANSMNIGRLFPQVVYYFYAYGQLLKQGAIQAGDLVNFTVPTGNFGNILAGYYAKQMGLPIDRLVCASNDNTVLYDFFTSGTYDRRRPFKLTISPSMDILVSSNLERLLYYAVGQDSQAVKDLMAALQDKGHYQIGQEVKAAFDSFIGAYSDEAETRAEIKRVYQEDHYLMDPHTAVASACLGKVKDQLAGKSIVVSTASPFKFPAAVLESIDKGDSHLSDLELLEAVQAANGLDYPQAIQAILEADSRPERVIEVEKMETVVREIAKG, from the coding sequence ATGTTTTACACCAGTACGAGAAATAGTCAGCTTTCTGTCCGGTCAACAGAGGCGATTTTGCAAGGCCTAGCGCCTGACGGGGGGCTTTATGTTCCTGAATCGATTCCTCATTACCAAGGAGATTGGGAGACGATGAGCAAGTTGTCCTACCAGGAACTAGCCTTTCAAATTTTAAGACTCTATTTTGATGATTTCCCTAAGGACATTTTACAATCCTGTATCCAAGCCGCCTATGATGAAAAATTTGATGATGACCGCATTGCACCGATCGTAGGCTTATCAGACCACTATCTTTTGGAGCTTTTCCATGGTCCAACGATTGCCTTTAAGGATATGGCCTTATCCCTACTGCCTCATTTAATGAAGGCTGCCCAAAAAGTCTTGGGTCGCGATGAAGAAATTATCATTTTAACCGCGACTTCAGGAGACACCGGTAAGGCCGCTATGGCTGGTTTTGAAGACGTGACTGGGACTAAGATCATTGTCTTCTATCCTAAGGGCGGGGTTTCCAGCATTCAGGAAAAACAAATGCTGACTCAAAAAGGAGACAACACCTATGTCTTTGGGGTCAAAGGAAACTTTGATGACGCTCAAAGTAAGGTCAAGGAGCTTTTCAATGATAAGGACTTAGCAGCGGAACTTCAAGCCAACCATAGCCAATTTTCTTCTGCTAATTCCATGAATATCGGTCGCTTGTTCCCTCAAGTGGTTTACTATTTCTATGCCTATGGGCAATTACTGAAACAGGGCGCCATTCAAGCAGGGGACTTGGTCAACTTTACGGTGCCAACCGGGAATTTTGGAAATATATTGGCTGGCTACTATGCTAAGCAAATGGGCCTACCGATTGACCGCTTAGTCTGTGCCTCTAACGATAATACCGTCCTTTATGATTTCTTCACTAGCGGAACTTATGACCGCCGTCGCCCCTTTAAGTTGACTATCTCTCCATCGATGGATATTTTGGTCTCCAGTAATCTGGAACGGCTCTTGTATTACGCCGTGGGCCAGGATAGTCAAGCGGTCAAAGACTTGATGGCTGCATTACAGGACAAAGGTCACTATCAAATAGGTCAAGAAGTGAAAGCGGCCTTTGATAGCTTTATTGGAGCTTATAGTGATGAAGCTGAAACTAGAGCAGAAATTAAGCGCGTTTACCAAGAGGACCATTACCTCATGGATCCCCATACGGCCGTGGCTTCCGCCTGCCTGGGCAAGGTGAAGGACCAGTTAGCGGGTAAAAGTATTGTGGTGTCGACAGCTAGTCCTTTTAAATTCCCCGCTGCCGTTTTAGAATCGATCGATAAGGGCGACAGTCATTTAAGTGACTTAGAACTCTTGGAGGCAGTGCAAGCAGCTAATGGCTTGGACTATCCCCAAGCAATACAAGCCATCCTTGAAGCTGACAGCCGGCCTGAACGGGTGATTGAAGTGGAGAAAATGGAAACAGTGGTAAGAGAGATTGCCAAAGGATAG